A window of Neorhizobium galegae bv. orientalis str. HAMBI 540 genomic DNA:
GCGGCCAAAGGGTTTTCCCTCGGGCGCGAACGTCCTATGATGTGGTCAATTCAACCAGAATTTTCAATAATCCACCCGGCGAAGCCCAAGATGCAAAACGCAGATAACGACAATTCGGAAACCGCACCGGAAGAAGCGGCTCCCAGGAAGCCCCTCTCCCCAGCCGCCGAACGCGCCCTGAAGGAAGCCGAGGAACGCCGCCAGGCGGCAGCCAAGGCCGAAATGCCCGAAGAATACGGCGGCCGCGGCGGCGCCGACCCCGCCCGCTTCGGCGACTGGGAAATCAACGGCCGGGCAATCGATTTCTAAGTAAATATTCCTATTGACTTAGATCTGACATCGGAATTTATTCCTTTCCATGTTCAAGTCGCTTCTGATTCTCGCTGGCACTGCCGCGGTGTTCGCCACCGGAGTTGAAGCGCGTGACGAAATCCCGGGACCGGTGACGGCTGAAATCCTGCGAGTCATCGACGGCGATACACTGCTGGTCGAAGCACAGCCCTGGCCGCAGCAGAAGATGGAAGTTTATGTGCGTATTCGGGGCATTGACGCGCCGGAGCTGAAATCGAAATGCGAGCGGCTCCGCGAAGCGGGCCTTGATGCCCAACGTGCACTCGAAGCGCTGATTGCCCAATCACGTAAAATTCAGCTCACCCATATTTCCGGCGATAAATATTTCGGCCGCATCGTCGCCGACGTCGTGCTCTCCGATGGCCGCAGCGCTGGCGGCGACCTGCTGCTCGCGGGCCTCGTGCGGACCTATGACGGCGGACGCAAGCCGCGCGAGGTCTGCGACACAGACTGAAAAGGCCGCCCGGTTTCCCGGGCGGCTTTTAGGTTCAATCAGCCCGCTTTGTTCTGGCGGTTGGCGATCAGGTCGTCCACCACGCCCGGATCGGCGAGCGTCGAGATATCCCCCAGCGAACCAAAGTCGTCCTCGGCGATCTTGCGCAGGATGCGGCGCATGATCTTGCCGGAGCGGGTTTTTGGCAGGCCAGGCGCGAACTGGATCTTGTCCGGTTGCGCGATCGGGCCGATCTCCTGGCGGACATGCTTCACCAGTTCCTGGCGCAGCGCGTCATTGCCTTCGTGACCGGACATCAGGGTCACGTAGCAATAGATGCCCTGGCCCTTGATGTTGTGCGGATACCCGACGACAGCGGCCTCGGACACGAGATTGTGGGAGACGAGCGCCGATTCCACTTCCGCCGTGCCGAGCCGGTGCCCGGAGACGTTCAGCACGTCGTCGACGCGGCCGGTGATCCAGTAATAACCGTCCTCGTCCCGGCGGCAGCCATCGCCGGTGAAATATTTTCCCTTGTAGGTGGAGAAATAGGCCTGGATGAAGCGGTCGTGGTCGCCGTAGAGCGTGCGCATCATGCCCGGCCAGCTGTCCGCGATGCAAAGATTGCCGTCGGCCGCGCCTTCCAGCACCTTGCCCTCGTTATCCACCAGTTCGGGCTTCACGCCGAAGAACGGTTTGGTGGCCGAACCCGGCTTCAGGTCGGTGGCGCCCGGAAGCGGCGTGATCATGTGACCGCCGGTTTCCGTCTGCCACCAGGTATCGACGACCGGGCAGCGCTTGTCGCCGACCACGTTGTAATACCATTCCCAGGCTTCCGGATTGATCGGCTCGCCGACCGTGCCGAGCAGGCGCAGGCTTTCCCGCGAGGAGCGTTTCACGAACTCGTCGCCGGCACCCATCAGCGAACGGATCGCCGTCGGCGCGGTGTAGAAGATGTTGACCTTGTGTTTGTCGATGATTTCCCAGAACCGGCCCTGATCGGGGAAGTTCGGCACGCCTTCGAACATCAGCGAGGTGGCGCAGTTCGCCAGCGGGCCATAGACGATGTAGGAATGGCCGGTCACCCAGCCCACATCCGCCGTGCACCAGTAGATGTCGCCGTCATGGTAGTCGAACGTATATTCGTGGGTCATCGCCGCGAAGACGAGGTAACCGCCGGTCGTGTGCAGCACGCCCTTCGGCTTGCCGGTCGAGCCCGAAGTGTAGAGGATGAACAGCGGATCTTCCGCCTTCATCTTCGCCGGCTCGCAATGCTCCTTCACGGTGGCGATTTCCTGGTGGTACCAGAGGTCGCGGCCAGGCGCCCAGC
This region includes:
- a CDS encoding DUF1674 domain-containing protein; amino-acid sequence: MQNADNDNSETAPEEAAPRKPLSPAAERALKEAEERRQAAAKAEMPEEYGGRGGADPARFGDWEINGRAIDF
- a CDS encoding thermonuclease family protein — encoded protein: MFKSLLILAGTAAVFATGVEARDEIPGPVTAEILRVIDGDTLLVEAQPWPQQKMEVYVRIRGIDAPELKSKCERLREAGLDAQRALEALIAQSRKIQLTHISGDKYFGRIVADVVLSDGRSAGGDLLLAGLVRTYDGGRKPREVCDTD
- the acs gene encoding acetate--CoA ligase yields the protein MSEKVYPVLKSAKAKALIDKDRYEKWYEESVEDPDKFWGKHGKRIDWFKPYTKVKNTSLKGKVSIKWFEDGVTNVSYNCIDRHLKTHGERTALIWEGDNPYIDKKITYNQLYDQVCRLANVLKKHGVKKGDRVTIYMPMIPEAAYAMLACARIGAVHSVVFGGFSPEALAGRIIDCQSTFVITCDEGVRGGKPVPLKDNTDTAIHIAARQHVIVNKVVVVRRTGGKTGWAPGRDLWYHQEIATVKEHCEPAKMKAEDPLFILYTSGSTGKPKGVLHTTGGYLVFAAMTHEYTFDYHDGDIYWCTADVGWVTGHSYIVYGPLANCATSLMFEGVPNFPDQGRFWEIIDKHKVNIFYTAPTAIRSLMGAGDEFVKRSSRESLRLLGTVGEPINPEAWEWYYNVVGDKRCPVVDTWWQTETGGHMITPLPGATDLKPGSATKPFFGVKPELVDNEGKVLEGAADGNLCIADSWPGMMRTLYGDHDRFIQAYFSTYKGKYFTGDGCRRDEDGYYWITGRVDDVLNVSGHRLGTAEVESALVSHNLVSEAAVVGYPHNIKGQGIYCYVTLMSGHEGNDALRQELVKHVRQEIGPIAQPDKIQFAPGLPKTRSGKIMRRILRKIAEDDFGSLGDISTLADPGVVDDLIANRQNKAG